The following proteins are encoded in a genomic region of Pyrus communis chromosome 11, drPyrComm1.1, whole genome shotgun sequence:
- the LOC137708230 gene encoding WAT1-related protein At5g40240-like isoform X2, which translates to MVWQSRIWGAVPFTAMVIVECAEVGVSTLSKVAMSKGMSKFVFIVYYNAIGTLLLLPIFIFQRRAPLTFRLICQFFLLGLIGSAGKILFFAGVKNSSALLASAMGNLTPIFTFLLALIFRMEKLDLRKATSYAKSLGAIISVGGALVVTLYNGPALLNSSSSSGSSHSTHRSSVSQSSTWMFGGLLLAIQCLVASGWNIAQAATVKDYPEEMTIVFFYTMFLTIQCTVISLIVERNSMSAWKLELPIEIIAVVYAAICVSVFRISVHVWCLHKKGPVYVAMFSPLGIAIAAVLVVVFLGDTFYLGSLIGSIVISVGFYTVIYAKMKEKAMADDEGVQLSKPADDEGVQLSKPADDVGVQLSKPSSQIQMTPQLPSSISNEV; encoded by the exons ATGGTTTGGCAAAGTCGCATATGGGGCGCCGTACCCTTCACTGCCATGGTAATCGTTGAGTGTGCAGAAGTTGGCGTGTCGACGTTGAGCAAAGTAGCCATGTCAAAGGGGATGAGCAAATTTGTCTTCATTGTCTACTACAATGCTATTGGTACCCTCTTGctcctccccatcttcatcttccaaaG GCGAGCTCCTTTGACTTTCAGGCTCATCTGCCAATTCTTTCTCCTCGGCCTAATAGG GAGCGCAGGGAAAATACTGTTTTTCGCCGGTGTCAAAAACAGTTCGGCTCTCCTTGCGTCAGCAATGGGAAATCTCACCCCAATTTTCACTTTCTTGCTAGCCTTAATTTTCAG GATGGAAAAGCTAGACTTGAGAAAAGCAACGAGTTATGCCAAATCCTTGGGCGCCATTATATCAGTGGGAGGGGCATTGGTAGTGACCCTTTACAACGGCCCTGCCCTATTGAACTCTTCCTCGTCTTCCGGCTCGAGTCACTCGACTCATAGATCTTCCGTCTCACAGTCATCAACCTGGATGTTTGGAGGTCTGCTACTCGCAATCCAATGCCTCGTAGCTTCGGGATGGAACATCGCTCAG GCAGCCACTGTGAAGGATTACCCGGAAGAAATGACCATAGTCTTCTTCTACACCATGTTTCTTACAATTCAATGCACAGTTATCTCTCTAATTGTGGAGAGGAATAGTATGAGTGCATGGAAACTGGAGCTTCCCATTGAGATAATCGCCGTTGTGTATGCG GCAATCTGTGTGAGTGTGTTTCGCATCAGTGTTCATGTCTGGTGCTTGCACAAGAAGGGGCCTGTTTATGTAGCCATGTTTTCACCCTTAGGAATCGCCATTGCGGCAGTCTTGGTGGTTGTTTTCCTTGGCGACACCTTTTATCTCGGCAG CTTGATTGGATCCATTGTGATCTCGGTGGGATTTTATACCGTGATATAcgcaaaaatgaaggagaaagcgATGGCGGATGATGAGGGAGTTCAACTGTCAAAACCGGCGGATGATGAGGGAGTTCAACTATCAAAACCGGCGGATGATGTGGGAGTCCAACTATCAAAACCGTCTTCCCAAATCCAAATGACTCCTCAGTTGCCAAGCAGTATCAGCAATGAAGTATGA
- the LOC137708230 gene encoding WAT1-related protein At5g40240-like isoform X1 yields the protein MVWQSRIWGAVPFTAMVIVECAEVGVSTLSKVAMSKGMSKFVFIVYYNAIGTLLLLPIFIFQRNRRAPLTFRLICQFFLLGLIGSAGKILFFAGVKNSSALLASAMGNLTPIFTFLLALIFRMEKLDLRKATSYAKSLGAIISVGGALVVTLYNGPALLNSSSSSGSSHSTHRSSVSQSSTWMFGGLLLAIQCLVASGWNIAQAATVKDYPEEMTIVFFYTMFLTIQCTVISLIVERNSMSAWKLELPIEIIAVVYAAICVSVFRISVHVWCLHKKGPVYVAMFSPLGIAIAAVLVVVFLGDTFYLGSLIGSIVISVGFYTVIYAKMKEKAMADDEGVQLSKPADDEGVQLSKPADDVGVQLSKPSSQIQMTPQLPSSISNEV from the exons ATGGTTTGGCAAAGTCGCATATGGGGCGCCGTACCCTTCACTGCCATGGTAATCGTTGAGTGTGCAGAAGTTGGCGTGTCGACGTTGAGCAAAGTAGCCATGTCAAAGGGGATGAGCAAATTTGTCTTCATTGTCTACTACAATGCTATTGGTACCCTCTTGctcctccccatcttcatcttccaaaG AAACAGGCGAGCTCCTTTGACTTTCAGGCTCATCTGCCAATTCTTTCTCCTCGGCCTAATAGG GAGCGCAGGGAAAATACTGTTTTTCGCCGGTGTCAAAAACAGTTCGGCTCTCCTTGCGTCAGCAATGGGAAATCTCACCCCAATTTTCACTTTCTTGCTAGCCTTAATTTTCAG GATGGAAAAGCTAGACTTGAGAAAAGCAACGAGTTATGCCAAATCCTTGGGCGCCATTATATCAGTGGGAGGGGCATTGGTAGTGACCCTTTACAACGGCCCTGCCCTATTGAACTCTTCCTCGTCTTCCGGCTCGAGTCACTCGACTCATAGATCTTCCGTCTCACAGTCATCAACCTGGATGTTTGGAGGTCTGCTACTCGCAATCCAATGCCTCGTAGCTTCGGGATGGAACATCGCTCAG GCAGCCACTGTGAAGGATTACCCGGAAGAAATGACCATAGTCTTCTTCTACACCATGTTTCTTACAATTCAATGCACAGTTATCTCTCTAATTGTGGAGAGGAATAGTATGAGTGCATGGAAACTGGAGCTTCCCATTGAGATAATCGCCGTTGTGTATGCG GCAATCTGTGTGAGTGTGTTTCGCATCAGTGTTCATGTCTGGTGCTTGCACAAGAAGGGGCCTGTTTATGTAGCCATGTTTTCACCCTTAGGAATCGCCATTGCGGCAGTCTTGGTGGTTGTTTTCCTTGGCGACACCTTTTATCTCGGCAG CTTGATTGGATCCATTGTGATCTCGGTGGGATTTTATACCGTGATATAcgcaaaaatgaaggagaaagcgATGGCGGATGATGAGGGAGTTCAACTGTCAAAACCGGCGGATGATGAGGGAGTTCAACTATCAAAACCGGCGGATGATGTGGGAGTCCAACTATCAAAACCGTCTTCCCAAATCCAAATGACTCCTCAGTTGCCAAGCAGTATCAGCAATGAAGTATGA